The Juglans regia cultivar Chandler chromosome 11, Walnut 2.0, whole genome shotgun sequence genome contains the following window.
GAAAATGTTGGGTTTTATGGAAGATGTGTGCTTCATGCTGCGTGTCCCATAACTGTGTCCAGCTGTGATGTTATTAATGGGGAAATTGGTGGTCTTGGAGAAAATGAGTTAACCTGTGCTAGGACAGAGGTATTCTGTTAATTTattagggttttcttttggaAGGTAGAGCCTTGCTTGGGGATTTGGGAGGGGGTGGAGGGGTGGGGTTATCCTAagacattttaattattttgtactGCTGTAGGGCTACAAGGGCCGAAAACATGATGACGCCCTGTGTGATCTCTATGGTAAATCAAAAGGCAAGGGTGGATGCCTTGTTCCTCAGGAGCAGTTAAATGCTTGGATTCACATTAACACACAGAAGTCCACACATGGCCTTCCAAAGCTGCCTAATTCAGATATTGAGTACGACTGCCGGGTACATTCAAGTTGCTTATCTACTATATAATGTCGGTATATgcatttagttttataaaatatagagttGGTATTTGCCCTTTCCATATTGTTTATTTCTACCTATCTTTTGGCAGATATACTAATTGAAATTTGCAATGATTGTATTATGAAGTATCCATGTTACAATTTTGTCACTATTGCTTTCCCTATTTCTTTGCAGAAGGAATATGCTCGATACAAACTGGCAAAAGGTTGGAAACACTTGGTTGTGTACAAGTCTGGCATACATGCCCTTGGTCTTTACACATCGCGATTCATTTCCCGCAGTGAAATGGTTTGATCTTTTTGCCCAACGTGATGTATAACTGTCAAATTGCAATGGTTTGAACTATGATATCTTATCATCCTTTGTAGGTTGTTGAGTATGTTGGTGAGATCGTGGGTCTGCGTGTGGCtgataaaagagaaaatgaatatCAGTCTGGGAGAAAACTTCAGTACAAGAGTGCTTGCTACTTCTTTCGGATAGATAAAGAGCACATCATCGATGCTACCCACAAAGGGGGAATTGCCCGTTTCGTAAATCACTCGTGCTTGGTAATTGTCTCACTTCTAGAGTTTAGGTGGATTTGCTTAAGAATTAAGCAGTATACGGTATCCATTGTGATGCCTTTTGGAGGAACTAGATCGAACTCTAGGACCTAGAGTGGAAGAGAGACACATAAAGTGGACTCCACAACATCTATTGAGCATTTAGTGTTGCCTGAGCAATTCATTTCGGCAGCTATAAATGTTGTGAGGTCTACTTCatgtgtgtgtctctctctcccactctaGGCCCTAGAGTTCCTGACCAAATTCTAGGAAACGTATATTAGGGATGGCAATATTTGATACAACCCGTTAACCCGACATGAACACGACACGGAATAAGCTGATTTGGGTTTTGATATAAATGGAtttgggtcaaaacgggttgacccaaTAAGACGATTAATAAACGAGTCAATTGCGGTCAGCCCGTGACACCCGTAATCAACCCGTATAACAAATAAATGTTTAGTTTTATATACCTTTATTGTTGTTGGGatgtaacattaatattagtatttgaatACATATCTCAAagtattaaatttttgttaatacataattttattttatgaaaattaatattttcttatatatttttggtttgaatattgatcataaaacattttaacatgAATCAAGTTGTAAttataaatgatttatatagttatccttgtatcatatatgaaattatattaattgggttaaaaaaataaatatacgggTTGATTCAACCcatttagagcactctcattggattagctaaagttaaagtacatttttgatgaatttagcatttagctattacattcacataagtttctatattgaaatagccattttttcattatatgacaataaaataatataagataaatttaactttgactattcacatcaaatcttcacattggattatccatttattcattatatagtaatgaggaataaataattttgaaaattttttaatttttttaattaagaatttattttattttatcatattttactattcataatattatatattaattagtaattgtattttaattatattttttcaattgtcatttaaaatggagagagaaaaaaagaatataaaatagatttgatgaatgaatagtttctttcaaatttggaaattattttagatattactgtagctatattctaaatatttggaatatagctatttcaatgtgagctattttatgacttaatagttaaattctcattggatttagtttttagctaatccaatgagaatgctctatgaAACGGGTTGAAATAGGTTAAACGGTCCATATCCAGGttaacccaataaaaattaattattaaacgggttaTACGGGTTATATCGTGTCACCAGCTATTTATATGGGTTGTGTTAGGGTTTTAGGATCtaacccatttaattaaatgtgatgTGTTCAAGTTGACTATTGTCTGACTATAGGGTCTACTCTACTTGTGAATATTTAGTCATAGACTATTCTTGACTGGTTAGTTAAGCCCACTTTCAACAGTAGTGAAATAAGACAAACTCAAGGAGAAACCTTATGTTAGGCATTCCTATTACACAATCTTaaattggaaaatttgagaaaaagtgGTTGGCGTAGAAAGAACTAGAATTTAGAATCTGAATTTACGAATTTATGGATAATTTGTTTTCCCTTGGTTGTTTTGTAACCATTCTGTGTTTTGACCCAATTTTCTCACTTGATTTTCAATTTATGTGACAGCCAAATTGCGTCGCCAAAGTGATTTCAGTTAGGAATGAAAAGAAGGTAAATTGGACTACATTTTTTATCATTCATAATCTACTAGTCCCCTCATATAGTTAGGATATCTTGGTTGACATGACAATATACCAAGGAGACacagatttatttttttcgtttataGTTGGACATATTTCAAGCACCAAGacctgttaatatttttttgaggtTAATTTTATCTTGGATAAAAAATGGCTTTCATTTTCGTATACTTCCCAtgtacttggctatgcctatttacatctcaataaaattattcttgtaaaaaaaaatcttggatcaaaagcactaaaattttctgaattttgagTTTCTCCATCGGATTTGAATTCCAAGTTCGCAAAATCACCAACCATTTTACATAAACTTGTATTAacagttgtaaaaaaaaaacttgtgtaTCCTTGCTCATAAGACAAATGGGTGCCCCAGAGTGCCCGGTAAATGCTTTACGATACCAATTTTTATTTCTCCAAAAAGGAATCTTAGTGTTCAGTAGGTTCTGAAGCCTTTGGGAATGCTGGAACTGGATTATTAAAATGGTTTGCTGGTTTGCAGGTTGTCTTTTTCGCAGAAAGGGACATATTTCCTGGAGAAGAGATAACATACGACTACCATTTTAACCATGAGGATGAAGGTAAGAAAATTCCTTGCTTTTGTAGTTCAAAAAACTGCAGGCGCTACTTGAACTGAGATGATATCATCCCAATCccttgtatataaaaaaatgtccaTTCTTTCAAAAACCAATTTTGTTGGTGGTCATAATTTTGGCCCCTACTGGCAAGTAAAAGGATTGGGGCATAGCCCCGACATTTTTTACTGTGGCCAGTAAGCATGCACCTGTACGAGCAGAGGTACCCAATCTTGAAGGACTAGACCCAGTAAGTTTCTTTCTCGTTTCATTTGTGTTTGCGCGCCCATGCAAATAACATGCGGAAGTGCATTTCTTCGCTGTTATTGTATTGAGGTCCTCTGTTTCACACTTCAcctatagaaaatatatatgcgTGAACCATTATTCACAGAAACCATTTTAGAGATCACCAAATGGCAAAAGATGCAGAAAGATGCGCATGCAAAAGATGTCCGAGTTTATCCAGTGCAAGGTCCTGAGTTTACCTAATTTGGAATCTGCTAGCAGCTATGTATCTTACGCAGATTGAGGTGCTTCTGCTTTTACATCAATTACCCCTTCAAACTTCAGTTGCAACACTTATGGTCGTGAggtatatttttctataatttgggGGGGAAAACTAAACAAGAAATACTTCATACGGACTTTTCtcaggagaaaaagaaatcaagagACAAAACTTCTAACAAAATAGTCTTAAAATAACGGCCAGGCTATAGCGCAACTACAAAGCATAATAAGTAAACATCTCCACatatagaaggaaagaaaactaATTTATATACAGCACCTGTGTCTTTACTTGCCCGGAGCCACTGATCTAATTAGTCTAAACTGAACCTTAGTTCCTGACTATTTATTAGACGCATTAAAATGCGGACAACTGCTTATACAAGCTTTGGGGGCAACAGAAGGACCTGCATTGAAACTTGTATATTTGGCGGTGTTTGCAATTCAATTGAAGGAAATGGAAAAGTTCACCAGGGTTTCCACAAATATAAAATCTGTACGCATACCAAGCACTTGTGCTTCCCCAAACCAAAACACGAATACATACATCAACCTTGCAGCAGAACTCTTCTCTACGACCCCCAGTTTGGGATGTTTGCCGTGGCTTCATTGACCATTTTCACCAAAGTCACCTGCAGTGCATGAACTTGCccataaaaaccaaaaacttGGAAGCAATGCCGAGACCAAGTTAAGAGATATCATTCATTTCTTCTATTTCCCTTgcaattgatttttcttttttaatacatgGAGGAGGGAGAATTTGATCATTGGTTCTCTTGATGAGAAAGCAAGGTGTTACCAATTGGTCCAAAGGACCTCAGCAACCATTGTTGAATACAAACTATATCTATACGTGTATAAGTGCATAGGTCACTAAAGACTTGACTCAAATCTAACTGTTGCTTATTTGTCAAAGGGTATCTAGCTCGGTTGGTAAAAGGGTGGCATGTGTCTGGATGGAGCTTTAGGTTGGACGCTACctttgtatattatataaacaaGCCCTGAAAAACATGACCCAttgtatccttttttttttctttgatgacaAGGAACCTCAGCGAGGCAGGCCTTAGGGACCCACCAATGGCAAGTAACCCGAGATACATGGGCCCACCCACCACAATCGTGTTTGTAAGTTTCATGTTCAAAATTCTAAGGCttagtttgtttttgtaaatgagttgagttgagataaaagttgaaagttgaataaaatattattaaaatatattttttttaaattatttttattttgaaatttaaaaaaattgaattgtttattttattttatatggaaatttgagaaagttataatgatgagatgagatgaattgagaagtttttttgaaaacaaacgagacagtGCTAGTGTTCACCAAGGAAAAGACGAATGAATAAAATAGAGCTAGACGAATTGTGCAGCAATAAGGTTTGAACTTTAAATGGCGAGAGAGAACTTACCACACTTTCTGGAACACCAGGTGGTGGCAATGAAAGGTTTCTTGGTGGCGGGATATCGTCATAAGATCTTTTGTCAAACCTCCATTCTCCTATCTTCCCATAGGTTAACTCACCCTGAATATCAGAGCAGGCAATGTAGACGGCATAAGCCAAATAATACAACAGGAAACTGATAAATCAGCCAAAAATCCAAAGCTGATATACGTGTGCTAAAAAAACCcaaacatacacacacacacacaaagcaTCTACACGTGCCCTCTCCAAAGAAACATTAACCTGAAAAAATTTGTGGAAACCGAGTCACAAAAGAAAACTACCTTCATGGTATAGTCACATCCATAAGTGTAATGGATTATGAACTTCTCGCCAACTTGTGTCTCCCATGGAGGCTGATATACGTCACAAAACAGGCAACTGATAGTAAATGAAACAGTGGAATAGCATTAAGTAAATAATAGTGGAGCAATATCTATCTTTCTCAAGTCTTTATACGTCCTTCTGTGTATCCTTATGAAGATTTAAGGATGTTGTACCATTACAAAGTTAGATGCCAATACTACAGTTAGTGTGGTCGAGCTTGTATCCAAAAGATTGAAGTACACtcaagataaaaattaattaccttaattcttataaaaatgaagGTTCGGTATTGGAGAACCTTAAAGGCACCAGGACTCCACAGAATTTGAAACAACAGTATAAATTGCATAATGCTTGAAAATGACAAATTCAGCCATGATCTCAGAAATATTAAAACTAATTAAGATTGGGGAAAAGGAATGCATGTTGAAATGTGAAATGAAGTAGCAAATGTTCCCATTCTTGAATAGTTCGGAATGTTTTTGAAATAGCAAATAGTAGGGAACCAACTACTACCGGATTAGCAAATCGTTGAAGATCATGAACAAGGTATGTGCACTGAGTAACAAGAATGGTAATTTCATCATACCTGAATCATGAAGTCCTTATACAAGATGTTACCAACTCCATGCAGAGCAGATGCAACAGCATAGgcatacctatatatatatatatatatatatatatataataggataTGGAGTAGAGATCAATAACCGTActtcaaaatcaacacaaaattgaGTTGATTAGAGAACCCTTACATTTCAAGCACCCAACCAAAAGCCTTATCTGTTTCAGGATCCTTCTTCATTGCCAAGGAAACATTCATCCAACTGGGAGCAATCTTCTTGAGAGATTCCTATAAAGAAACCAAAACAGACTATCACTACTTTCATTAAGCCtctgtgtacttgggccattcttatttcaatgaataaaatcttttgcttataaaatttaaaaaaaaaaagggttagtTTCATTAAAAGCCAAATCACCATATTATATACAAACCTTTCCAACTATGACCGGAGAATTCCCTATCGGGTCAATGTTAGTTATTGGTCCCTTGTCCTCAGGAAAATACTTCCTTAGTATTGATTCGTACTTCTTGGGTTCAATATAGAAGAAATGAAATGCAGCTCCAAGCCCTTCTCTTGATAAGTTTGGTATGGGCTTGACGATAATATGATCTGGCTCCGCCATCAGTATGTAGCTACATACATCATATTGAACAGTATACATAAACTAATATCTACCAACGAAAAAAAGGTGGAGTGGGGGAGGGAAAGGAAAGATCttatcaaatacaaaaattagaTTGTTATGAGTTTCATACTCCTCTTTGATGTCTGCTTGTTGAAGCCATTGCACAAATGCCCATGGTCTGTTGAGGACTATATAACCCTGCGATCGTGAGGTGTAAGAAAGGCAGCAATAAAGCAAAGTTCGACAGCAACCAAtaagaatagagagagagagagattttcctAGTTTTCTCTTAACGTCTAAGGAGAACTCCTATCCTTTTTTCTGATAAATTATCAAGAATGTTATTGACGAAAACTATAGGCATGACCAATGAACAATGGACAAGGAGAGAAGTCCTACACTTCATTAAATCAAACGATGTGTGAGAGAATGGCTGATAAACTAATGAGTAGAATCGGATGTGGCTTTTAAAgtaaattattcatataaaattatgtcttTTATTTCTGCCTGATGGCAGTGTGAAGAgatatcacataaaaatataaattatgatgCCATTGTTGTTTCCAATAACCTTCAAAACAcccatcaaatatcttcaaattaaaataacacaacAGAAAGAAAACCCAATCGACTTCACAGTGTGCTAATAGTTAGATAAAGTAGTAGAAGGGAAAGTATAGATAGAGGAAGACGCACCCGGTCCAATCCAGGAGGGAGAGGCTGGGCAACAAAGGTGGGGATCTCATCCATGTACTTGTCAGGCTTCCCAGAGTGCAAGATCCTCGTAAAGCCACCCATCTCGGAGTTGGGTCCGTCCTTGAATTTCTTGAACCAGTAGTACATGACCCTGCTCTGCCACGTGTTGTAAACGGAGTCCGAGGCCGTGA
Protein-coding sequences here:
- the LOC108992216 gene encoding hydroxyproline O-arabinosyltransferase 1-like yields the protein MSRRERETETERQKLQTHNTRCIDIYLRALELKSSALEWDSNRKMACGNTFFFLLITFSVALITYNIIVSANASLRQELPSPSRSSKISVDPIIKMPVDRSRGGLRSRSPRRLFHTAVTASDSVYNTWQSRVMYYWFKKFKDGPNSEMGGFTRILHSGKPDKYMDEIPTFVAQPLPPGLDRGYIVLNRPWAFVQWLQQADIKEDYILMAEPDHIIVKPIPNLSREGLGAAFHFFYIEPKKYESILRKYFPEDKGPITNIDPIGNSPVIVGKESLKKIAPSWMNVSLAMKKDPETDKAFGWVLEMYAYAVASALHGVGNILYKDFMIQPPWETQVGEKFIIHYTYGCDYTMKGELTYGKIGEWRFDKRSYDDIPPPRNLSLPPPGVPESVVTLVKMVNEATANIPNWGS